In Penicillium oxalicum strain HP7-1 chromosome I, whole genome shotgun sequence, a single window of DNA contains:
- a CDS encoding S-methyl-5'-thioadenosine phosphorylase, which translates to MRWMASVRSLSTISKPFVRIETAKQLARRMAVLPSSYDGPVSIAVIGGTGLRELPGFTQVASLNVSTPWGEPSSPITILHHQCKHNDKTVAVAFLSRHGLHHQIAPHEVPARANIAALRSIGVRSIIAFSAVGSLQEAIKPRDFVVPDQIIDRTKGVRPWTYFEGGVVAHVPFGDPFDEGMAKVVRECGHSLEGDGVVLHDRGTIVCMEGPQFSTRAESNMYRAWGGSVINMSVLPEAKLAREAEIAYQMICMSTDYDCWHDSADVTVEMVMGNMKSNAANARRFVTAVLDALAADEHADLVNAKHLAGSIKFGVSTSHNNWSPEAKKKLEWLFPGYF; encoded by the exons ATGCGCTGGATGGCCAGCGTTCGCTCTCTCTCGACAATATCCAAGCCTTTTGTACGAATCGAGACGGCGAAGCAATTAGCACGCAGAATGGCCGTTCTTCCTTCCTCCTACGATG GGCCCGTCTCTATTGCCGTCATCGGCGGCACTGGTCTTCGTGAGCTGCCTGGATTCACTCAGGTTGCCTCGTTGAACGTGTCAACTCCCTGGGGCGAGCCCTCCTCTCCGATTACCATCCTGCACCACCAGTGCAAGCACAACGACAAGACCGTCGCGGTCGCGTTCCTGAGCCGTCACGGTCTCCACCACCAGATTGCCCCTCACGAGGTTCCTGCTCGTGCCAACATCGCTGCTCTCCGTTCGATCGGTGTCCGCAGTATCATCGCCTTTTCTGCCGTCGGTAGTCTCCAGGAGGCCATTAAGCCTCGCGACTTTGTTGTCCCGGACCAGATCATCGACCGCACCAAGGGTGTCCGCCCATGGACTTACTTCGAGGGCGGCGTTGTCGCTCACGTTCCTTTCGGTGACCCCTTCGATGAGGGTATGGCCAAGGTCGTCCGTGAGTGCGGGCACAGTCTGGAGGGTGACGGTGTCGTCTTGCACGACCGTGGTACCATCGTCTGCATGG AGGGTCCGCAATTCTCAACTCGCGCCGAGAGCAACATGTACCGCGCCTGGGGCGGCAGTGTGATCAACATGTCCGTGCtccccgaggccaagctggctcgcgaggccgagattgCCTACCAGATGATTTGCATGTCTACCGACTACGACTGCTGGCACGATTCTGCCGATGTCACCGTTGAGATGGTCATGGGCAACATGAAGTCCAACGCTGCCAATGCGCGCCGCTTTGTGACCGCTGTTCTCGATGCGCTGGCCGCTGATGAGCATGCTGATTTGGTCAACGCCAAGCACCTGGCTGGTTCCATCAAGTTTGGCGTCAGCACTTCCCACAACAACTGGAGTCCCGAGGCtaagaagaagctcgagtGGTTGTTCCCCGGCTACTTCTAG
- a CDS encoding 6-phosphogluconate dehydrogenase, decarboxylating — MPSADPTKNFKRIGVVGVGSMGSMMAFAFSELGLDVSVWDVDKRNVEKVMDWTKKSTTMKGKIQGYTDINEFTKSLEGQGIGKLFMFSITHGEPADSVLKLIKPDLKRGDIILDGGNENYRRTERRQRECEDIGVYWIGMGVSGGYQSARRGPSLSPGGDIKALDLVMPLLEAYSAKDRKSGEPCVTRIGPGGSGHFVKMVHNGIEGGMLSALAEAWSYMHYGLGLDYEQIGDVFTQWNSKGELRNNFLVHIGADIMRIKKTKKGDWKGEGASDSDGYVLDDVLDKVVQDDDNTEGTPLWSLMESASRHVSTPTLAAAHYMRIASGNRAERLEVSKKLQVPTPRQMENIKDRATVLEKLRKAVYCTFLASFCQGLELIARASKDEGWAINMGDCLQIWRAGCIIQSDYIANLLQPALTADKHIMNMKLIDKVAQELHNNLPALKTTVMEGIMYDQYIPALSATLDYIKYSGGTALPTKFMEAQMDYFGSHGYNKPGVPGEDPGPTHKGPHHYEWKPA; from the coding sequence ATGCCGTCCGCCGATCCCACGAAAAACTTCAAGCGCATTGGAGTCGTCGGAGTTGGGAGCATGGGCTCCATGATggcctttgccttttctGAACTAGGACTCGATGTCTCTGTCTGGGATGTGGATAAGAGAAATGTAGAAAAAGTGATGGACTGGACGAAAAAGTCCACGACCATGAAAGGCAAAATCCAGGGCTACACCGATATCAACGAATTCACCAAGAGTCTGGAGGGCCAAGGAATCGGAAAATTGTTCATGTTTTCGATCACTCACGGTGAGCCTGCAGATTCGGTCCTGAAATTGATCAAACCCGACCTGAAACGAGGCGACATCATTCTGGATGGGGGAAATGAAAACTACCGCCGCACTGAGCGACGCCAGAGAGAATGTGAAGATATCGGCGTGTATTGGATCGGTATGGGCGTGTCTGGAGGCTATCAGTCTGCACGACGAGGTCCAAGTCTGTCGCCAGGAGGTGACATCAAAGCTTTGGATCTTGTCATGCCACTTCTGGAGGCCTATTCTGCCAAGGATCGCAAGTCAGGAGAGCCGTGTGTGACGCGCATCGGACCTGGTGGATCTGGTCATTTCGTGAAAATGGTCCATAATGGAATTGAGGGTGGCATGCTGTCAGCGCTCGCCGAGGCGTGGTCATACATGCACTACGGTCTCGGACTGGACTATGAGCAGATTGGAGACGTCTTCACGCAATGGAATTCCAAGGGCGAATTGCGGAATAACTTTTTGGTCCACATTGGTGCCGATATCATGCggatcaagaagaccaaaaaGGGCGACTGGAAAGGAGAAGGTGCCAGTGACAGTGACGGCTATGTCCTCGACGATGTGCTCGACAAGGTCGTTCAGGACGACGACAACACAGAGGGAACGCCTCTCTGGTCCTTGATGGAATCCGCCTCTCGACATGTTTCCACTCCCACTCTTGCTGCGGCACACTACATGCGCATTGCCAGTGGGAATCGTGCTGAGCGCCTGGAGGTCTCTAAAAAGCTTCAAGTGCCCACTCCGCGACAAATGGAAAACATCAAAGATCGCGCCACTGTCCTGGAGAAGCTTCGTAAAGCCGTGTACTGCACATTCCTCGCATCCTTCTGTCAAGGGCTGGAGCTTATCGCCCGAGCATCCAAGGACGAAGGCTGGGCAATCAACATGGGAGATTGTCTGCAGATCTGGCGTGCAGGCTGTATCATTCAGTCAGATTACATTGCGAATCTCTTGCAGCCGGCTCTCACGGCCGACAAACACATCATGAACATGAAGTTGATCGACAAGGTTGCCCAGGAGCTGCATAATAATCTGCCTGCCTTGAAGACGACCGTCATGGAAGGGATCATGTACGATCAGTATATCCCGGCCCTTTCCGCAACCCTGGACTATATCAAGTATTCAGGAGGCACCGCCCTTCCGACCAAGTTCATGGAGGCTCAAATGGACTACTTTGGTTCGCATGGCTATAACAAGCCAGGTGTGCCCGGAGAGGATCCTGGTCCAACTCACAAGGGCCCCCATCATTATGAGTGGAAACCTGCATGA